The following nucleotide sequence is from Columba livia isolate bColLiv1 breed racing homer chromosome 13, bColLiv1.pat.W.v2, whole genome shotgun sequence.
CGGAGCACCCGGGGGCTGCGGTCCGCCTCCCCTCCCCCCGCATCCGTCCGAGCCCCCACCCCGGGGTCCGCGCTTCCCGGCCGCCCCTGCCCTTACCGACTCGGCGAGGAGGAGCTGCCCCTTGCGGGAGCACAGGAACTCCCGGGGGGGCAGGAGCGAGCGCAgcccgggcggcggggcggcccccGCGGGCTCGGGCTCCTCCATGGCTGCGGGCGGGAGCGCTGGCGGGAGCGCTGGCGGATCGGGCGCTGTGCggtgcttgcttttttttttttgaaggaggGAAGCGGAAATCGTGACACTGCGGAAACGTGAAAAAAAGTTTCAGCATCCCCAAATCTGGGGGGTGGCGGCCGAGCGCTCGGGGCGGCTCCGCCGGGGCGCGTCCGCTGCCCCAGCCCGTTACTGCCGGGGTCCCGCTGGGTCCCGCAGGGCAGCGCGGCGCCGGGCAGCCCCCGGAGCGCCAGGCCGGCTCCGCTCCCGCTGCGGGGCCCGGCGGAGCCGGGGGGCAGCCGGCGGTGGCCGCTCCCGGTCGGGGGCCCCTTCCCTTGTTCACTTCGGTCCCTTGCCCGCATCAGCCTCGAAGCGCCGTTCCCCGCCGGGCTGCTCGCCGTGCCGCTCGGACACCCGGCGCAACCGACAGGGCACCGAGCCGCAGCGCTGGCTCCGAGCGGGGCAGCGGCCGTAGCAGCAGCGCTCACACACTTTGTCTGGCTTCTAACAATAACTTGATTTGATCTACTATGTGAATCGCACTGCAGTACAGTCGTGATTGCATTACAGTAGGGAGGCACCGCGGTTATTTCCAGCACTATTCTGAACATAAAAATGGGAATTCAGGGATCAAAATGCCTCGGCAATAACGTGTTCGCATGGCACGACACAGTCATCAGCCAGGAGGCTGATCTGTGGAGTGAGGAACACAATGAAgggtggaaaaaataataataataaaaaatctgtTCCTACAGATGTTACTGGTACCTTAAATTTTTAAGTACacttaataaataaatcatgCACTTagaccatttttattttctttttattacagaaagacaacaataatgaaattaattttccaacagctaaaaatgtatttaagtttAGAAAAACAAGGTAGTTTTCTGTGAGGCTTACACTGGTGAAATTGTAACACTGAAACTACATTTgtaaatgcaagaaaacttaTGAATGACACTTCCAAAAATGTACATAAATGCACAAGAAATTCAAGGAGAACAGTAGAACAATAATCAATGGAGAAATAATTCTTTGgctaaaatgtaaatttatttcGCAGGAGTATTACTTCCTCTTGGTTCACCAAAGCTAATCTTCTGGAAAAGAATAACCGCGTCGAGAACACAGAGAACAAGCAATACAAGACCAAATAcctataaaaataacaataatgtTAGTTCCTCCATAGGATCTCTATCTTTTACTGTAGCGACTCATCTATCGTTCCTCAAAGAAGCAGTAAACATATTTTCCTAAGTTGGTTCTGGCCTTCTAAATATGTGTGATGTGAGACAGCTGATAAATTCAATAATATCTGTATTTAAATCCCATCAGCCTTTCACAGAGCAGTGTACACCCTGGCTTTGTTTCATGTTTGTCTGAAGCCTTGGAGATGATGTGTTCTCCTTGCAACCTGAGCTAATTAATGCTGCATTATGCCAGACAATGCTTTCATCCTAAATGAAGACCCTCCTGTCTCTTTAGGGACTGCCTAATTAATAGTACTGCCTCAGAAAAAAGGCAGCATTTGTAGAAACAAGCCGAGCGAGAAAAACACAGTGCTCCTCTCCTCTGAAGCTCTGAACAGAAAACATGCTCCAAAGTGAAGAAAAGGTAtgttaagtatttaaaaaacatacaaCTTCAGGCAGGCAACAGGAAAAACGTGTTTGCAGAACAGCACCTGCGATAACTGGCTCAGCTCTCGCCCTTCAGCCCGGTCCCACATGCATGCAATTTTTTGGGTGCAAGCATGTACTCAAATGGAATTGTCTCATCAGCAGGAGTGAGGCTGCGGCAGCGGCTCAGGAGAGCGCGGTCCAGGCGCTCTGTGCCCCGGGACAACAGGCCTGGGGCAACTCTGGTTCTCCCAACTTTGAAGATCTCCCACGTTCTGCCCAAACTTGTTTTCCAAGCTACGTACTTAGTCTCCTGCATCCAACCTTGATTTCTATTTAATTCACGACAGAGAATGTAAATTATATTCTAGCATAGCCAGTCACTTCATCAGAAAGTCTCCTTTTTGCTGAGGTTGTCATTGCCAGCACCAGCAAACACAACAGCTCTGCACCTCCCGGGCTCTGCTCCTGTGGCAAGTTCTGTGTTTCTTTGGATTTGTCATCACATTTTAGCTTATCTTGTATTTCAGAAGCCTGGAATACTTTCAAAACTGAGTTCCTCCCCGCCTTATGGTTTACTAATATTAGTTATATGacttttaatttgaatttaaaatgacAGTTGCTTAGATTACTAAACTGGTTTGATCTTAAGTACACAAAAACCTTTATATTCATggtatgaaaaaaaacccctctttaACTGTCATAATTTGTCAGTTTGTGTCCAAAAAAATGATATATATGTCAGGAGGGAAGTACCAACACATTTGTTGAAAAAGTTTCATCTCCATTTAGCAGAATCACAGGCATTTCTTCTTAAATACTGTCACCAAACTAGATAGTCCTGAAAGAACTATGGATTATCCCACCTGGGATTTCAACCTATGGAAGCAAATGCAGGTTAGTTAAATGAGTTAAACTCCAGGCGCTTCCACTGTTGCTACTTCTCCATAGCAATTCCAAAGTCTACCAATAACTTTAAATTACTAGTGATTtgagttttgcttgtttgttttttagtgaGATACAGTGAACGTGTATTCACTTTTGTTTGTGACTGCTGAGTATGTTCTTCCATGACAAGAGTTATTTTCATGTGTTGTGAGAGTTATTTTCATTATAAGAGTTATTTTCATGGTCTTACCACAATGTGAGCACACCAAGAGGTTCAAATCACCTGTACTTTAAGAAATGAAATTCGTTCATAATGTTCCTACTTACTCCTCCAGTCAGTGTCCCTTTGTTGGTCTTGACTGTTACGGCAAACATGCACACAACGAGGAGGAACAATGCGGCAATCACCGAGTTGAACAAATCCTGAAACAGCCGAGCGAAGCAAAGtatttattctgaaatacaAGCCTGGAGAAGAATGTGAACAGCTCCCAATATTGTGTGAATCGCTAAAATTTGCTGGTTTGCTATGAAAGTGGAATTTCACTAATATCCACGCAGGATGGATAGTGACACCCAGTGGTCTGATGTTAAAGAGAGCGTTTGTGATAAAACTTcctcattttatattttctttttccagtcaAATTTGTGCAGCTTGGCTACGCTTGGTACACTAAAGCAGGAAATAACTTCTTGAAAAGGGAGGTAAGAGGAGAACTCGTTAATATTTGAGTGAATGCGTGTGTTTAATTTCTGATGAGAAAGATGAAAAGCGCAGTTTGATGGAGTTACGCAAATGCTGCTCCTCACGGGAGGGGCTGTTAGGGACACAAGCCGAAACCGATGCAGAAGTACGCTCTCTGTTCGGAAAAACTGGCTCAAAAAAATGCaatactgtgttttttctttgcagaaacagCCAAACCGACTGGCAACGACCCCTCTGAACAGAAACCGGGTGACATCCCGTCACTGGGGCGCATACTCACGGCCAGgggccagcacagccagctcaGCTTCTtgtccagctgcagcaggtACAGCACGAAGAACAGCGCGGTGACCGTCACCTCCATGGCGGCCAGCGCCGAGTACGCCTCGTGTGCGCGGGAGGCCACGAAGCACAGGAACGTTACAAACGCCACCACCTGCGGGACAGACACGGCGGAACGGGgtcagcgccgcccccgcccgcccgcccgggcCGCCCCGCTGCCCCCAGGCCGCACCGTGCGGGCGATCTTCACGGCGCCCCGCGCCGAGCTGGCGAAGCCGCTGTCCAGCGCCATGGCCGGCCCGGGCGCCCCCGCTCCCCTCAGCCGGCGCTGGGACCGGACCGGCTCGGCCCCGCCGCAACGGCCGCGGCCCCTCCCCGGCAGCGGAAGCGCGGGCGCAGCGGCCGGACgtgggcggggcggcggggatGGGCCATGTGGCGGCTGGGGGCGGCCTGGGCGCGGCCCGCGGCGCTGCGCGGGgcccggggccggcggggcctggcggcgggagcggccgcGGGCTCCTCGGCGGGCGGGCTGGTGCTGcgctcccggcccggcccgggcggCGCTGGCGGCTGTAAgtgcggggcggcgggggcgcgggGCTGGGCAGCGCTGGGAGGGGAGGTGACTGCCGGCCCCGGGGGCAGCGCGGAGCGTCGCTCTGTCTGATTTACACTGCGACAGCGGCGCTGTGAGGACGCCCCAGCCCCTCACAGCGGAGCAGACCTGCTGCTTCCCATTGCTTGTATGTCGTGGTCGCTCACTGGTTGTGCTGGGCTACCTGAAtggctttttttgctttgttttgttaagGGTGCGGTAATCCTGGCGTTGCTTACAGAAGTTTGATGTAGGTGGTTTCGAGATGTAAGGCATCTGAACTGCTTCTGTTGGAGCTGCCCTATAACTAGGCCTGTGAACTAGGCCATCACACAGTAACTGTCCTCCCCAAAGTTCGTTGTTTCTCCTGATGGAAGCGGAGAGCAGCGAGTGTATCAGAAATCTGCCGAAGGAGTGTGGGCACTCACCGTTCGACTCTTTGTAGCGTCAGGGACCATGGAGAGCCCAAGCCACAACTATGTCAGCCTGTGCCACAACATGTCTGTTATGTGACCCCATGATTACCGAAGACCTTAAAGACCGAAAATTTAGCAAATATTCCTATTAAGCAATAGATAACCTAAGAACTTAATGGAGAGGCTCACATTAAGAAGCTCAGTATAGCTGGACGTTATGAAGACCTCCTTAGTTGTAACTGCTGTTTATTTCCATTCTAGATAAACATCTGCTAAAAGAAGATGATAGAAAAACGGTTGTAAGTATTTGCGTTTTGTTTGGAAAACTATGTAAAAGGTGCAGCACCTTATTTTAAGATAATCTGAGCGTTTCTATCTTTGCAACCATTTGTTGTGGCTGTTTTCCTGAGGGGTGTCCAGGTGGAGGGTCCGTTACTGGGGAAGAGACTGTTGGTGTGGGTGTGGATGTGTGCCAGGGAGAGAAAAAGTGGTTGTCTGCAAGGAGTCACCACATCCAAACTGATCCCCGGTGTCTTCCTGTAAAATGATCTATTTACATTGTAAGGAAACAGTATGCTTTATATAGGAAGAGCGTACTTTTCCATATGCTGTTTACATACCACTGTGCAATAGCACACTGCTTAAGAGTTGATACTGTTTTTCATCAGATATGTATCGAGGGGAACATTGCAAGTGGAAAAACAACATGCCTGGATTACTTTGCGCAAACTACCAGCATTGAGGTACTGGATGTACATGTCTATCTTGATTTATGTCATTAAGCAGTTGCTTGTCTTGACAAAACTGACAGTTAAGTTAGAAGTGTTGTCCTTTCCTAGGCTAATGAGAAAGGAGCAGCGGGTTGTGAGCCAGTGCGCTAATTAGAGCACACATTTCACCCTCTCCTTCCCCAACCCTTACAGTCAAATTGTAGAAGAGAAATTTAGATCATGCATAATATAGTACTGGATGCTAAACTATCAGTAAAACCTGTGGATTAGAGTTTGTATCACTGTAAAGTAGCAGCAGCCCATGTGGGTTGGGCATGTTTGGGCTTGTTTGCTGTTTCATGTCACAATTGCTTTTGTGTACGTCAGATATTAGGACCTTGGAACAGGTTTGCTAAGTTGCAGGATTCCTTATAGAAATGCT
It contains:
- the LOC106146007 gene encoding chemokine-like factor, whose protein sequence is MALDSGFASSARGAVKIARTVVAFVTFLCFVASRAHEAYSALAAMEVTVTALFFVLYLLQLDKKLSWLCWPLADLFNSVIAALFLLVVCMFAVTVKTNKGTLTGGVFGLVLLVLCVLDAVILFQKISFGEPRGSNTPAK